The sequence CATGTACACGGTGAGATGTGTGCCCTATTGGGTGAGTCTTTATTCAACTCTCAAACTTAGGCTCTTACCGAGGTGAGCAGCTTCGTGAGCACAAGGCCTTCGTGGCTCCAGACTGTGACACACTCCTCGTTCATCTTAGGGGTCAGAGTAGCATTTCCCACTCCCTCCTCGGTGCAAGGTATGGGTGGCTGGCTGGAGGGCAGGATACCCAGAGTGGCACTGAAATACAGGCAGGTTCCTGGGGTCCTTTCTGTGGATGCCCTGGCTGTAACAAGGACCAGCTCTCCTGCATGAGCTCCTGCAAAAGGCACCGGAAAGGAGACAGAAGGACATGAAGAGTAGGctggaggtccaggaggtggtgcagtggatagtttTGGGACACTCAAGCATAAGGTTTCGAGTTTAGTCCCTGtcattgcacatgccagagtgatgctttggttctctctctctcttcctttctttcaataaTAAACAATGATAAGATTTattgtaattttcattttttatttttataaaaacaaattttcattctttatttatcCATTGCTTCATTTGATaaaacagggaaattgagagaggatggggaggtagagaggcagagacactggcagcattgctttaccacttgcaaagcttcctccctgcaggtggggggacctggggcttgaacctgggtccttgtgcatgctcaagcaggtgtgccacctccaggccccttAGACTTCTTCTAAATCTTTCTGTGGTGCAACTGGGAGAAGAGTTCAACAGGTGGGGGATGGGCGGtagagcaacaggttaagtgcacatggcgcgaagctcaaggacctgcgtaaggatcccggttcaagcccccagctccccacctgcaggggagtcgcttcacaggtggtgaagcaggtctgcaggtgtctttatctccccttctctgtcttcccctcctttctcgatttctctctgtcttatccaacaataacaacaacggtaaacaacaagggcaacaaaaaggaaaaaatagcctccaggagcagtgcaagcactgagccccaacaataaccttggaggccgaaaaaaaaaagaagttcaattGGCAGAGAATGAGACTTGCATATGCCCCCTAATATTCCTAGTTTTGATCCCCAGTGCTGCATGTGGTACTCTGGcttgtctctatccttctctcttgtTCCTGTGACATgccctctctcatatgtaataagtaaaaataaatctttacaaaccaATCAATCAGGGGCTAGCAAAATAGATCAcagggacagtgtgctgctttgccacccaggtttgagcctggtccttatactgaaggaagctttggtgctcgggtgtctctgtctctctgtctctctgcctctttattaaaacaaacaaagatagcataatggttatgcaaagagattctcatgcctgaggttccatagtctcaggttcaatcccccacaccaccataaaccagagctgagcagtgctctggttaaaaaaaaaaaggggggggggggagtcgggtgttggtgcagcgagttaagtgcacgtggcgcaaagtgcaaggaccagagtaaggatcccggttcaaacccctgctcccgaCTTGCAGAAGAgttactttacaggcggtgaagcaggtctgcaggtgtctatctttctctcccaccctctgtcttcccctcctctctccattcctctctgtcctaacaatgacaacatcaataactacaacaacaatttaaaaaaagggcaacaaaaagtgaaaataaataaataaaatattttttttaaaaaggaaattacaaGGCTTTCAACAGTACTAGGTATTTTGGAACTGATCCTATTCAGTAAAACTGTCTGTATGCCATCACTGTGTCACTGAGAGGGGAAAGCAGGGTGCAGCTGCTAGcacaatggttctacaaaaaaagacttttaagtctgaggctccagatttgcaggttcagtccccaacactgcatgccgtaagccagatttgagcagtggtctagtgtgtgtgggggggggggggtgagaaaaaCTGTGTAGCAATATAAACAAAAATCTGTATAAATTAGCTCATGCTTAATAAAATAATCATACCAGTACTTAGAAAGGTTGGAGTGAAAACTGGATAGATGTACACTGAAGATGACAATATGCACAAattaagcttttcttttctttcttttttttttttttaagaaggcagTTTTCCTCTAAATACCAAAATACATTTAATGGTTCACACTCCATTTCAATTTAGTGGGAAAGGATGAACTACTCAGTCCATGGCCTTGGGACAATTtccatttgggggaaaaaaaaaaagaccttatctCAACTATACAATCAAATCCAGATGTGTCTAAGACCTCTACAAACAACCTAAAGCAGGACAagacaaaaatcaaagaaaataaaaaataacctgcAGCCTAGAAGGGGGTACAATGAataaggcactagactgtcaagcatgaggtcctgagtttgatccccagaataaCATGAACCggattgatgctctggttctccccacccacacccattagtaaaataaatatctttttaaaaatgatttatttatttatttgcctccagggttatcaccggggctcgatgccaacactacgaatctactgctcctggaggccatttttcccatttttgttgcccttgttgtggttgttagtgttgttgctgctattgctgatgttgttggacaggacagagagaaatggaaagaggtggggaaggcagagagggagagagaaagacagacacctgtagacctgcttcaccgcctgtgaagtgcccccccccccccccccccccgcaggtggggagctgggagctcgaaccgggatccttactccggtccttgcactttgcgccatgtgcacttaacccgctgtgctattgcccaaccccctttaattttttttactatttatttatttattcccttttgttgcccttgttgttttattgttgtcgttattattgttgttgttgatgtcatcattgttgtataggacagagagaaatggagagaggaggggaagacagagagggggagagaaagctagaaatctgcagacctgctttatcacttgtgaagtgacttccctgcaggtggggagccaggggctcgtaccgggatctttatgccggtccttgtgctttgtgccacctgcgcttaacctgcggcactaccgcctgactcctgattttctaatttttaagtgGGGAAAGGCCTCTCTAAAAAACTCAAAACCTAGGGCaagaagagatagcatagtggttatgcaaagagactctcatgcctgaggctttgaagccccaggttcaatcctcagcactaccataacccagagaggagcagtgctctggggaaaaataacaataacaactaaatatttttatataatgaagagtaagttaagaaaaaaaatgttgatgcacaaagccccaggttctatcccaaGCACTGCATGTGACAGATTAGATGAGTATTCTGcttgtctctcattaaataagtgCACACAGAAATAAGTATCttaaagaatgaaaaacagagggagagggaaccagaggatcactctgacacatatgcTGGGGGACAAACTTAAGACCCCAACCATCAGAATTGAATCTAGATCCTGGCacatgggaaaaataaatacacgataaaaatactttatttgggagtcaggcagtagctcagcgggttaagcgcacgtggcgtaaagcccaaggactggtgtaaggatcccggctcgagcccccagctccccacccacaggggagttgcttcacaaacagtgaagcaggtctgcaggtgtctgtctttctctccttctctctgtcttcccctcctctctccatttctctctcctatccaacaatgacaacatcaataacaacaaccaaaaaaaaaaaaaaaaacaaggccagcaaaaaggaataaatactttaaaaattgtcATAAAAATTAccttatttgatagatacagggaagggagaagaaaggcaAGAGAGACATCGCAGTACTGTTTTACAGCtctggaagcttcctccctgcagatggggtccaggggcttgaagcagggtccttgcacattgtaataaatgtgctcagccaggttcaccaccacccaaccccctaaagtaagtattcctttttttaaattagctgttTCCAGCTTCCCCAGATGGGATCTGTCATCGTGTCCTGTCAATCTCACACCGCTATCAAGCCCCTGTCAGTTAGCCCTGTTGTCCTCCTCTCTTTATTACAACCACCTCCTAACTCCCTCAGTCTAGACACATGCCTTCTAGGCAGTCAGTTAGCCTTTTGAAATAACAaccagggccagtgaaatagctcacctggacagtacactgctttgccatgtgtgcgacccaagttttgagtccagcccccacccccgcacTCAAGGAAGCTTCTGGTCTGtggtctccttctttctccctgcccttcattgtctcccctctctgtctccatataaaacaaaaagaaatcactGGGTTTGCCCAGTACTTGGCCTGGCACACCAGCCTCTCCAGGCAGTTGTTGGCTTCTTCACATGCCTCACTCACTCAGCGTCCCTCCCCCAGTACCAGTACCACTAAGCCACAGGGAACAGGCCTGCATACTTTTgcatctgcccctcccctctggcCAGAAGGACACACTTCTCTCTCCTGCAAGCCTCAGCTCAGGCACAGGGTCTTTCCAACAGCCCTGCTTGACATTTTTctggcagtgggtaaagcactggactctcaagcacagactcttgagtttgatctctggtatcGCCTGTATCAAAGGAACACACACTACCCTGTGTTCTACTTGCACTGACAGTACTTCTGGGCCCATGTCTTACAGACTTCTGTATTCCCCAGGATTGgggataattatttttaaaatagctttttttttttaagttatctttatctgttggaataaagatagccagaaatttagatggaagggggaggctaaaaaagagagaaacataggaggagatagggagagagacagagagacacctgcagccctgcttcaccacttgtgaagatttccccctgaagatggggaccaggggcttgaacctgggtcattgtgcattgtaacatgtgtgctcaaccagatgtgccaagacctggcttctatttatttatttttttagatgatCTACTCATAAGTGATGTTTTTTTTTGCCCAAAATAAGCTTtgcttcatctattttgtttctcaTCATGAAAAGAAGAGGGTTTCTTTGCAGAAGAAGAAATGGCCagcctgggagtcgggaggtagcgtagcgggttaagcgcatgtggcgcaaagcacaaggactggtctaaggatcccagttcgagcccccggctccccacctgcaagggagtcgtttcacaggtggtgaagcaggtctgcaggtgtctgtctgtctttctctccccctctgtcttcccctcctctctccatttctttctgtcctatccaacaacaatgacatcaataacaacaacaataataataacgacaacaagggcaacaaaaagggaataaatatttaaaaaaataaaaacaaaataataattaaaaaaaagaaaaaagttgatgCCAGGGAGATaacttaatgattatgcaaaggatgcatgtctgaggctctatgCCCCATGTTAAATCCCTGgctccaccataatccagagctgagcagtgctctggtctctctctgtatttatctcacagaaaaaaaaaaaagaaaaaaaaaagcagagttcTAATCAATATTAAAGTacgaataaagattaaaaaaaaaaccagagttctggtaaaaacaaaaacacaatgtGATGATACATTGTGTCTATAAAGACAGATATATAGGCCCATAGAACAGAGCTGACAATCCAAACATAACCTATATAGTAtaaaccataaaccacagctgagcagtgctcaggttacaAAAATAAAGACTATGGCCTGGATATGTTCCCAAGGTCACCATCCTGGTGAGGTGAGGCAGGACCTAGCTCTGAATGTTCTCCTGCTCAACCCAATACCTTCCAGATCTTACCTTTCAATCCCATGTGGCTCCCGGAAACCGTGGCTTGGAATATCTGAGTTTTGTTCTTGTCTGGACCATCTCCGAAGTTCAAGGTGGTCAGTAAGCCCACAGTGTGAGGCCCAGGCCACCTCCCCGTGACAGTACCATTCGCAGGGCATAGGCTCAGCTCAGCTAACGATCTAAAGAAGGAGACCCAGTCCTGTGTGCAGAAGGGAGGTGGGAGCCAGGTGAGACATGAGCAGCAAGAGTGAGCCCACTGGAAGGACGGGCAGAAAGGTACTCACCTGGGGGATGTCAGGGCTACGCAGGCCAGTCCTGTGGGTGAGGAGGAAGCCGCCGAGGCCCAGGCCAGAAAGGCCAAGGAGCAGCAGGATCAAGGTGGCACAGACCAGAGGCGGGTGGTGGGCCAGACAGAGATGCAAGTTGTGCCCAGCCTGGCAGCTGCCCATGGGGAGCAGAGGGATCTGGGCTTCCACGGAGAGCCTGCTAGAGAACAGGGAGGGGGGAGTGGACAACAGCCTGTTGGGCTGGAGGCACTTTCCCATTTCATCCAAAGGCAAGTTCAAGCAGGCAAGACCAAGGGAGTTGTCCAAGGCAGGATGAGAATACAAGGCTGAAAGTTTGCAGCCTTTCATTTCTGAAGCAGTGGCCAGCAAGCACTGTGTGCTGGTGGAAAAAGGAACTGAAAAGAGGGGAAAGCACATGGCAGAAAACTGAGGAACATCTCTTCTGGTGTTAGGGTTTGGCTAAGAACTCTTTCAGCCAATAGCCTAATGAAAGTGTCTGATGTAAAAGCACTAAGCTTTAGAGATAAACTGCTCACTTTGACCCTCCCAATGCAACTCACTGGTTTTGTGGGGGAGAGAATTATCTAACCCTCGGTGAGCTTAAGCAACTACAACATGGGAGTTCTAGGAACACCACGCAGCGAGGTGAAATGTGGCCGATAAAGCAGTTTGCATATGGCTATGCAGGACCTCAACCTTTCTATTTCTGTGTCACACCTATCTTCAAAAGCAGGTGAGGCATGGCAaataatcaaaaaagaaataaaatgtgggaaggggaaactgaggctcagagacttTAACACAGGCGTGGTAGGGGCAAAAGCTTGCAGGCGGGGCAATGGAAAAGCACGTCTGGGGTCGAGATGAAGGAGCGCCCCAGGGAAACGCAGAATGCAGGTGTCACAAATGCTCACCCCTGCCCTGCCTCCCGTCCCGGCACATCTGGAAAGGGGAAACAAACAGGAAGTGGAAGCCCAGAGCCCAGAAGATCAGCGGCGGGGGCTGCATCTGGGTGTCCCCGCCCACCCAAAGCCCCTCCTGCAGAAACTCCACACCCACATCCCTTCCCGGCCCTGGGGGCGCCGGTCCGCTGATCGCCCGCTCTCACCGCTCAGAGCCGGGCGGAGGCCGGCGCCCCCCGCCACGACGTCACGCTTGGAACCGCGGGGGGCGGGGTCCGAGTTGCCCCGCCCCCCCGCGGCGGGCTCCGCATGCGCAGTGCTGACGTGAGCTGCAGTCGGGCTCCGCCCAGACGGGGCGGAACGTACCATAAGGcgaaggggcggggggggggaaacGTGGCTCCCCGGGAAGTGAGCTAGAGGAGGCGGGGCTGTGGTAAACGCTCGCGAGAAGCCATAGAATTGTAATAATTCCTTCCAGAGAAGCCGTGGGAGCGTTTCAAGGAGAATCTGTGGTCCCACGGGCTGTCGTGTTGCTGGGCTCCCCGGCGCTCATAGAACAGCCCAGCCGCGCCCAGGTTCCGGTGAGCACCTGGGATCCGCTCCCGGGTCGGCTGCGGCCCTGGGACGGTGACAGAGGAGGTGCTTTATGTCTACATCTCCCTCTTGACTCCTAGCTTTTAGCTGCTCTCTAGTATATAGAAGTATTACAACTGCAAGAACAGCTCATTATGAGGACACTGAGTTCCATCTTATCTGCATGGTTCTAGGAGCCATAGGTTCAAATCTAGATTCAGTTCCTGTTAACGGattctcagacagacagacaggacacACTGAGGCAAATAGGAGGCAGGAAGCAGTGCTTATTTACTACTGACAGACTCAGGACTCATgtcctaggaaaaaaaaaattgaaccccGAGCACAGTGGCGCTTGTCCTTTTATATAGTTGCCAACTTTCCTATAGTAACTCATAGCAACAAGCTTAAcaggttattttttcttttctatatgaaGAGAGAACAATTTGGGTTATCAGCAGACTTTTAGGCAGAAGTAACAGATTCAAGGCCACTGGCCAAAGCCACTTTGATTACAGCAGTAGGAagccctgcttcttcttctagcgtttgccaggaaGCCCTGCTTATgctgagagaagggggaagattgCTGCCAAGCTAAGATGTTAACCCTTGCTAACCTCTTGAAAATTTAGCCCTTAGTTTCTCTGCCTCAACCCTGATGCTGGAACATTGCTCTTCTGGGAACTGAGTCTACACCTGCGTAAAAAAAgcatcggtgaagcaggtctgcaggtgtctatccttctctccccttctctgtcttcccctcctctctccatttctctctgtcctgtccaacaacgacgacatcaataacaacaataataactacaacaattaaaaaaaacaagggcaacaaaagggaaaataaatacttaaaagttatgggagtcaggctgtagcgcagcgggttaagcgcaggtagcgcaaaaatgcaaggccggcgtaaggatcccggttggagcctccagctccccacctgcaggggagtcacttcacaagcagtgaagcaggtctgcaggtgtctacctttctctccccctctctgtcttcccctcctctctccatttctctctgtcctatccaacaacaacgacaacaataataactacaacaataaaaaaaaaaaaacaatgcaactaaagggaataagtaaagaaatatatatttaaaaagttatgttatatttaaaaagttatggctgggcggtggtgcaaccggttaagtgcacatagtgcaaaatgcaaggactggaaaggatcctagtttgagcccccgactcgccacctacagggggtggcacttcacaagtgctgaagcaggtctgcaggtgtcacaagaggtgaagtaggtctgcaggtgtctatctttcactctcctctatctcccccttccctctcaatttatctctatcctattgaatttatctctatcctattggggttagggttagggttaggggaagaaaaaaaaaaaaggaaaaaattgctggatttatagtgccagcacggaGCCCTAACAGTAACCCCGGAGgaacaataaaagagagagagaccgagacctgcagacctgcttcaccactcgtgaagctttccccccatagggcttgaacctgagccatgtaggtggggaccaggagcttgaaccgggctcctttgagcactgtaacgtgtgcttaaccaggtgtaccaccatccagccccttaaaAAATATTCTAGCAGCACCCTGAATGTTAGACTGTCTCCACTGGGCTCAGTTCACACACCCACAGAATCAGGAAGGCCCTCAAAGAGACGATGGGCTCAGGTGTCCAGGCCTGCAGGCCTGGGAGGATTTGAGTTCCAGCCATTCTCTGCCCAACCCAAGTCCCAGTACTCACTCACTCCAGTTCCCCCTACCTGAGCCAgtgacacttcttccttctccagagccagtgtggtgtcaggaggtggcacactgctGAGAAGCCCAGGAAGGCCCCCAGATTCCTGTGTGGTCAGGCCAGCTTCATTAAAATGAACTTTGTTCCTTGAGGAGCTGTACGTGGAGGCATGATTATGTACCTGCTCCCAGTTCCTATGGCTACAGCTCCCAGTGAGAAGGAGCAGGTGCACGTCCCTGCCTGCCTGTACAGCACAGACTTGACCTCACTGAGAGTAAGGCGGGCAGCGGGGCACCTTGCTAACGGCACAGCATGAAGAGAGTTGTGAGTGCCTTACGCAGAAAGGAACACGAGTTAAGAGGGTACGTGTGGCAGTGTACATTCCAGCCCTGGTTTGGCTCTGGTTGCTAACAGCCATTAGCCATTCATTGCAGTATCCACCTTCATACGCAGAGGGAGGTCATGCAGCTGAAAAGTGTCACCACGTATTCCATGGGTCTGAGCAAGCCTGATAGACCTGCTTTGTGTGTGTTCAATGTTTactgtttgatttcttttttaaatatttatttatttccttttgttgcccttgttgttttactgttgtagttattgttgttgatgtcgtcattgttggataggacagagagaaatggagagaggaggggaagacagagagggggagagaaagatagacacctgcagacctccctcaccacctgtgaagtgacacccctgcaggtggggagccaggggcttgaaccgggatccttatgctggtccttgtgcttggtgccacatgcgcttaacccgctgtgctaccgcccgactccctactgtttGATTTCTGTGGCCCACAgaatggtgcagtgaataaactgttggacttcctttctttcttttcttttcttttttttttttcactagagcactgaacctgggacttagaacttcaggcatgagagtctatttgcataaccattatgctgtctaccctctgccctaaactgttggactttcaagcatgagatccccaaGTTGGatctccagcattgcatatgccagagtaacattctttttctttctctctctctcttagtaataaataagtaaatctttaaaacaaacagtttgggtcaggaggtagctcactcagtagagaatacatgctaccatgcactaggacccaggttcaagctcccagtccccacctgcagtggggaagcatcacaaaaagctgcaggtggggagtccagcagtagcacaaagcgcaaagagcagagtaaggatcttggttcgagcccccggctccccacctgcaggggagtcgcttcacaggcggtgaagcaggtctgcaggtgtctatctttctctcccccctctgtcttcccctcctctctccatttctctctgtcctacccaacaacgacgacatcaataacaacaattataaaaaaagaagaagaaaaaaagctgcaggtgtcccttactccctccctccatttcttcttttctttcattttattctttcaccaaagcaccactcggcactgacttatggtggttctggggattaaagctgggacctcaggcatgaaaagtcttttttcataaccattatgttatctccccaggctaatattttattattatttcattagaGCTTTACAGCTCTaggatatatatattgagagaggcaggggccaggcagtggcatacctggttaagtgctcacactaaagtgcacaaggacccgggttcaagcctctggccccacctgcagggggaaagcttcatgagtggtgaagcaggtgtctctctgtctctctatctctccctcccctcccaatcttcctctgtctctacccaagaataaatagatgaaaatatttaaaaagagagaataaatttaaagagaaggaaagaaactatcagtattaaagagagagagagagaggcagaggttgGGCACAGAAAGATCAATTTATGGATCAGAGAAAGAACATCAGTTTAtaaaacagatttttatttttattttatttattttgcccccagggttattgctggggctcagtgcctgcactaagaatccactgctcgtggtccgggaggtggcgcagtgataaggctttggactctcaagcatgaggtcctgagttctatcccccgcagcacatgtgccagagtgatgtctggttctttctctctcctcctatcttctcgtgaataaacaaaatctttaaaataaataaataaataaaataaaaagaatccactgctcctggaggctatttttccccttttgttgcccttgttgtttatcgttgttgtcattattattattgttagtattattgttgttattgctgtcgttgttggataggccagagagaatcgagagaggagagggaggcagaaagatggagagagggattcgacttccggaggcggagctacgagcagcagatcgctttctctcctctcctctcctctcccggatcaactaggaataccaaaggagaccacccggaccgaaacaagacaggactagaatgaccacagaaacccagtaaatcacccgtgagtacaaacacgcgtggctggtgacagagagcagagaggggcctaaggagagattaagtgactgctaacagttcgacagtttgtcagtggagacaccacctccagtctgctccaccaacaaggggacagctgaagggaggaaaggactccccagagactcaccaagtacaactctgagtctccattgctactaccctcagaatctggagcagcaacagggagggacaccagggcacagagatctaaccaggaaactcaggagaagacctatacctcggtggcatagctgaagggctgtgaaagtctctttgcataaccactggattatctctgccacaccctgctttatctcttggtcaggagtcattgattaagccaagaagcctattgatagtttaaaagccctcaggctaccatagcctacaggggaaaaaaaaaaggcttttacaccactgaactccaactcagggattgaaaaaactgttaacttatataaaatggttaaaacaacaagaaaaaatattggagactcgaaccaggacaagagtccagctaaaagtcctccagagggcgaagcacaaaacaacgagttcaacatccaaacattagctaaggaaataataacaggagtgagtaaagaatttgaaaaaattgtaatcagaactgcaggaacaacaaatgtgaatatggaagaaaattctaataatctcatggttattagagagctgaaagctgaaattgctgagctaagaagccaactagctgaacaagctaaaacagtatcagagcagggcaacaaaatagatgaactccagaaagcagtagagggcagagagaatagaatcaatgaggctgaagacagaattagcaagattgaggatgaattagagacaactaaaga is a genomic window of Erinaceus europaeus chromosome 15, mEriEur2.1, whole genome shotgun sequence containing:
- the TMEM219 gene encoding insulin-like growth factor-binding protein 3 receptor translates to MGSCQAGHNLHLCLAHHPPLVCATLILLLLGLSGLGLGGFLLTHRTGLRSPDIPQDWVSFFRSLAELSLCPANGTVTGRWPGPHTVGLLTTLNFGDGPDKNKTQIFQATVSGSHMGLKGAHAGELVLVTARASTERTPGTCLYFSATLGILPSSQPPIPCTEEGVGNATLTPKMNEECVTVWSHEGLVLTKLLTSVRA